TCGCGCTTCCTCTTCCTGTAAGCGGCCAGAGGTGAGTACTATCTCGGCGCCAGGCTCTCGGGGCGAATCCTCCGCCATCGTTGCTGTCGTGGCTCCAGGAGCGCTGGGGCTTCGCCATCCCGGCAGCTGAGCTCCAAGGGCCATGGGTCCTCGCCGCGGGCGGCTGTGCTCTGCGTGGAGGGGAGCGCGGGCGCCTCCGAACTGGAGCCCCGGGGCGCGCAGGCTGCGGAACAGCGAGAGGGGGCAGGCATGGGTGACGGGGCCGGGCCGCCGGCGGAGCTGCGGGGGGATCAGACCGAACGGGGACGCCCGAGGCTCGGCTTCTACGGTGAGGGGTGGCCTAGGACGGAGCGGGAGTGCTGAGATCGGCGCCCGGTGTGGAGGCTGCGAGGTCGGAGGGTCCGCACCGCGCAGTGCCTAAGCCTGAGGCTGGAGGCACACGGTGTGGTGGGGAAGGGTCGACCTCGTGCTGGGCGGTtaccctgacccccccccccaaaaagggAAAAAGATGGCTGCGATGATGTCATATCTTAGGACACCTTTGGATTAATCATGAAAATAACTATCCTCTGAGCAGCTGTTGGTATTTTCAGCCTCCTTGGTTACTAGCTGATTGTGTTAGTAACTAGCTGCTGTGTTCACAGGTCACCTGCCAAGATGGTTcgctactctcttgacccagaaaaccccacaaaatgtAAGTGATTGCAAGGACAAGCTTCTGCTTCGATGTGTGGGTTGTGCttgtttgttggggggggggtgttcattATGCAATAAAAACGGATTTTCTTTTCGTTTGCAGCATGCAAATCAAGAGGGTCAAACCTTCGTGTTCACTTTAAGGTAAGGAAGGCGTGCTCTTGTTATGGAATCCTAGTTTGGTCCTGAACTTCGTCTTAAAAGGCAGCTGCAGTGATGACTATCTTAGGACACCTTTGGATTTACCATGAAAAGAAGTAACATCTGAGCAGCCACCTTGATAAAAATGGATCATCGGGGTTGGGGGTGCTGGAGTAAAACTCGCCACTGGTGTGGAACACGGGTGCATAATTGGCTTACTTAACTGAATTTGTCTCGAAATTCTGTTAACCAAACCTTTCTGGCTTCTATTAGAACACCCGGGAAACCgcccaggccatcaagggtatgcatatccgcaaagccaccaagtatctgaaggatgtcactttaaagaagcagTGTGTGCCATTCCGGCGGTATAATGGTGGAGTCGGTAGGTGCGCCCAGGtgagaaatcttttaaaatggtgTTGCACATTTTAAGGAAGTGGGAATGTGGGCTACAGTCTTTACAAAGTCAGTTGGGTTGCTGTGATGACTATCTTAGGACACCTTTGGATTAACCGTGAAATCAAACATGTGCTGAGCAACCTTGGTGCTGGCCATCGTAATTAACTGGTTCTCGTTCTGATTCATCAAGGGCAGTAACAAGctgctttttctctttcaggccaaacagtggggctggacaCAGGGTCGGTGGCCAAAAAAGAGTGCTGAGTTTTTGCTGCACATGCTTAAAAATGCTGAGAGTAACGCTGAACTTAAGGTACCTGAGccattgctgttgttttgttacGCCTTGAGGTCAGTCCGGTCTACACAGTAGGAAGCTGTCTTTTAGAAGAAAGCCTTTTGTCTTGTGCCTCTATCTGGTATTGCAGGATCTTACATAAGGTTTAGCATCAGGTGTGTTATGTCCTAATAGTTATCTCCACTCATCCTATAAAAGAAGCATTTTCTTTGGGCTGAGGGCTTATAGCAGATCAGGGTGTTGTACCccaaaagaaacattttcatttataaacagaaaatgtgTACTGTTTGATGGCAATGAAACCGGGCAACCATCTGTTTCTAGTCACCTTAAGGGTTACAGACAGCATGTATTTAACAGGCTAAATTTTATGGTAATTGAATGTCTTAAATAATgccttaagccgggcgtggtggcgcacgcctttaatcccagcacttgggaggcagaggcaggcggatttctgagttcgaggccagcctggtctacaaagtgagttccaggacagccagggctatacagagaaaccctgcctcaaaaaaccaaaaaaaaaaataataatgccttAAAATAAGGGTTGCCTTTCATAAATGCGCTCACTTGAGGTAGTGACATTCATTGCACTCAGGAAGATGAAGCAGGATGAacaaaaagttcaaggtcatccaagGTAGAAGTTGGCCTGGGGTGCTGAACTTAAGCTCTATTGAAAAGCTTGCCTGATTTCTCCCCTTTCCAGGGTTTAGACGTAGATTCTCTAGTCATTGAACACATCCAGGTGAACAAGGCACCTAAGATGCGCCGACGAACCTACAGAGCTCATGGCCGGATTAACCCATACATGAGCTCCCCCTGCCACattgagatgatcctcactgagaaggaacagatcgttccaaagccagaagaggaggttgcacagaagaaaaaggtAATTGGCTCAGTTTTGCTGGTGTGTGTTGCTGGAGAGACAAGTGGTACTGTGGTGGCTGCCTTAGGACATAGGCCATTGTAATTACCATGAAGGGAAGGTGTACTGACCAGTCCTGACCCACTTTAATGTGGTTTCTGTGGCATAGCACTGCAGAACCTCTGTCCCCACTGGATCAGTCATGGCCTTTGGTGTCTATAACGAATTTGACCTTTTTTGCACTACTTGGGCCTTTCTCCTTGATCCTTAGTCTTCAGCTATTGAGCTTTTCCTGTTTGCTTAGGTGTGAATTTGAGTCCAAGATTTAATGTTTCTTCTAGTCCAGAAACTTAAATGgttcctttgtcttccttctcagatatcccagaagaaactgaagaaacaaaaactcatggcccgggaataaattcagcataaaataaatacagataaagtTAAAGGTCTTCTGGTGGTCTTTAATGAGCCCTGTTGGGAGAGAGGTGCTTTAACATGCAGAAGCATGTTATTAAAACAGTGAAATGGATGGTTCAAAACCACGTGACCATGTAAATATGACTGTCTAGCTTTATTGAATTGGAAAAGACTAGGTGTTTCGTTCATAAACTGTTGGGTATATGATAAGCCTTCCTTGGGAAAGGAATTCTTTGCAATTCTGACTAAGCTATAACATAGCTTAAGACTTGttgcctgtaattttttttaagaaagggtaGTATCatgtgtttcatttgttttgtatagtcctggctggctgtcATCAGTTAACTCTTAAGTGTCTCTTAAACATCTGAACATCTTACTGATTTGGGAGGAAGACACCTACACATGAAACAGTTTTCTATCTCAGTCTTAGAGATTAGCTGTTTTAAGTGCCATTTCTTTGCCCCCcaaacagatacatacatactctTGAACTGGTTTTTAAAGGCTGTGGAGAAAGATCATCAGGAGGCATACTGTTCTACAATGAACCTCTTAAGCTCCAGGGGCTGATACAAttttctgcctgcctcagccaTACAATACAGGAAAAATTACAGGGAGTTTACTGTATCCCTCATTGTCCCTCACCATGCTTACAGCTTGACTTAAGAATGAACAAGTTTTCAAGTCATGCATCCCACTTACTGAAAACCCGTCTGTACTGTACCCCTCAACTATTTTCTGTATCTTACTTGCCTATTTAGGGTGCTCATAAAATCCCAGTTTATTATATAGACCTTTGGAAGCATTTTTTAGGCTGTGTGCTTGCCCCATAGGGTTTGAGTGTCTGGAAGAATACCTCGGGATAAAGGTTCCAAACCTAGATGTCCAGGATACATGCATGGTGAGATAAGGGAAACTAGCCTCCCAGAATGTGATCTTTTGATCATGTTTAGCAACACAATGATTCCTTTGAACCTTTTGTGTACAACGCTCTGTAGGAAGAGTGGTTTCTCTTGGGATGTTCCCAGGTGCAAAGTATAAAACATTGCCAAAGAGGCTTTGAGTTTCAACCAGCAGTGTGTTGAGGGTTCCAAGTTCACAACAGACCAGGCTGTAGTCTTAGAGTAGAATGGGCAGCAGCTCAGGGTTTGAgtgctagaaacaacccagaccCTATTTTGGCCAACTTGAGTGAGGGTCCCTAAGTCTATGCGGATTGCTCATGGTAGGGAAGTAGTACGGCAAATAGTAGGAATGTAGTAGCTACAAAGATTGTATTGAGAATGGTGGCATGTGGTGCTGGAGCTTGTGGGGTCAAGGCCACATTCATACGGATCTTTTTCTAAATATAAGTTGATTTGAAGTCAATGCAATTGAGATTAAGATAAAAGATAGGCTATTAGGATAATAAGTAGGTTAATTTCTCTCCTGAGATTTTTCAGAATCTACTAATTGGAAGTCAGTCATAGTATAACTAAGAAAGTAAGATCCTCATCAatagaaacacaggaaaaagacAACATCTACAAAGTGTCAGCATCATGCTACAGCTTCAAATCCTTAATGATGCCTGGACATAAAGTGGGGTTTTAATTGTAGAAGGCATACAATAAGGAATGTTGATCCAATAATTAAGGCCATGAGATCCTGTTGCTATCAAGAATGTGGATccataattccatttttttttttttttttttttttttggttttttgagacagggtttctctgtgtagccctggctgtcctggaactcactttgtagaccaggctggNNNNNNNNNNNNNNNNNNNNNNNNNNNNNNNNNNNNNNNNNNNNNNNNNNNNNNNNNNNNNNNNNNNNNNNNNNNNNNNNNNNNNNNNNNNNNNNNNNNNcctcccaagtgctgggactaagggcatgcgccaccactgcccgggatCCATAAATTCTATCTGAAATAGAGAATGATGGTTCGAAATATTCTGAGGCTTGCAGTACAGTAAAGTCAAGTCCTAGTATAGTGATTACTAAAGCTAGATTCATATGGGTTCGTTTTCCTTCTGTTAAGCTATGGTTAGTGCCAGGCAGGCCTTACTCCCAGAGCCCTATTTCAAATCTTGGCCCAAACAGCCCTAGTTTTTCAGAATGAGCCAGTCAGGCGCTTTGGAAATCGGTTTTCTGCCCAAGCGGCACTCTTTGTTAGCCAGGAGGGGCCAGCCCCAGGCGCTGAGTACAGCGCAGCTCCGGAAGTGCGGCGAGCCCTGTGCACGTCATCACTACGTTCTGCGCATCCCTTGGCTGACGTATATGGCTTTGTCAGTGTCTTGGCctgctattggctgttggcagcCCGGCCTCCCGGAAGTGCGGACATTGCCCAGGGCGTCTTGGTGGTGGTGAGTGAGGTTTGGGAGCTGGGGCTCGAGCAGTGGGTGTCTGTCAGCGGAGCTGTTCGGCGGCTTGACGTCCCCAGACGCTGTGCGTTGAGCCGGTGCACCCCAGGAATTAGGTAGCCTGCTTGCCTTGCATTTCTGCACCGCTCTCCGTCCGTGGACCTCGGTGTCCCCTCCTTGTTTCTCTCGCGGCTTTCCTCCCTTTGGACCGGCACGGTGGGTGCTCCTCCTCCGTGTGCCATTGGCCCCCTGCAGCTGCCCTGCTTTTGATGTTGTCTTTGATTTGCTCAGCCCCCCTCGGTTCCTTCAAGAGAGGTGACTATGGCTCTCTAGTGGGCAGTTCCTCTCTCTCCCGTTGTCCTCTTAGGCCAAGTTGAATGAAAGATTCCATTTTGCTCTCTTTGATGAATTGGATAGTATTTAAAATAGTAGTCCACCTTGCCATCTTCTACATTTTCCACCGCAGTTTTCACAGTATAAAGTAAAACATCTATCCAAAAATTACTAGGATTAAGAGACAATGCTATTGACTTCTAGTTAAAAGATccgaaaaaaaaattatttctgttgctacttcgtaactgtaattttactgttAAGAATCGTAAATActatgctgggcgtggtggcgcacacctttaatcccagcactcgggaggtagaggcaggcggatttctgagttcgaggccagcctggtctacagagtgagttccaggtgtttggttggttggttggtttggtttttctagacagggtttctctgtatagccctggctgtcctggaactcactttgtagaccaggctggccttgaactcagaaatccacctgcctctgcctcccaagtgctgggattaaaggtgtgtgcctccaccgCCCGGCCAGTTCTATCCTTAAAGGGAATCCAAGGTagtgatggctcagagtttaagagcaggggctgttcttccagagacccCCACCCCTACCCGGTTCATATCCCAGCTACCATATGACTTGCTTCTGAACCCCACAGGCTGCATGCTcaagatgcacagacacatgcaagcaaaacatcaatacacataaagtaaaaaaaaggGAACTCTTAAAGcacaaaaataagaataaaagaaagttgTTCTACGTAGTGGTGCCTGtaattcagcacttgggaggcttgGTCAAGAAGAGTTCCATTCCGAGACAGCTTGGACCGTtctcaagtaaataaataaataaataaataaataaataaaaaaaaataaagcagttaCAGGGTTTAAGGTGATAGCAGCATTTTTTTCTGTCAAGCACAAGGCCCGcattccccacccacccagtccctCTCCCTCAGAATATAAAGGGAGACTAGGAAAAGGCTGATTTGCAAGCCTAGAGTTTGAGTTTTCTATTACAGAGTTTACCTTAAGCATTGTTCTATTGGCAAATTGtggggtgttgttgtttgttttcttgttttaaagtgAGAATGTCCTTCCAGCTGGTGACATTATgggtttttctctgttttttaagatttattttatgtatgtgaagagcagtctgctgagccacctctccagccctgtcttttgctttttcaagacaaggtttctctgtgtagccttggctgtcctggaactcactctgtagacttggACTCAGAGAgatctctccctctgcttcccaagtgctaggattaaagatgtgtgccaccacagcctggcccaTTGTGGATTGGCCGTTCCTTATGTCATTCACACTAAGGCACCCTATATTTTGAGTATAAGTAATACTGTCTTCCTTTATTACTATTTTACCATTATtactattcaaaacaaaacaagcaagcaaacaaagaaatccTTCTCGCTTGCTGTGTAGCCAtgactgactgtcctggaattccctagGTAGATCAGGGTGACCTTCTGACTAGTAAACACCAAATGCTAGAATCACAGACAGGTGTTAACATGCCTggatataatttatttactttgaaagCTGCAGAACATCTAGTTTCTCTGGAGGtttcatcatttttcttattgtttcatTATTACTGTTTATCTGTTTGGTGTATGTAAGCATGGGGGAGGGAGTACCCcactgtggggggagggggtcagaggacagtttgaggGTGTTGGTTTCCTCTGCCATCTGGGTTTCAGTGGCAGGTCCCTTTACCCAGTAAACCATCTTACTGGCCCCCTTCCTGGTTCTATTAGAAGTAAATGAACGGGTATACTGTGTAAAGTACCTAGCACATATTGTTGGCGTTCTTAAAAGTtctctttttgcatttttatttgttgtgtggGCATGCATACCCCTGACATGGTGTGCTTGTGGTAGAGGTCTAAGTGATGACTCCGTTCTGTCTTTTCGCTGGGTTCGTCCTGGGTATTCGACTTAGGTTGTCAGTCTTGGAGGCAGGAACCTCTATCCACTGAAGCATCTTTTATCGCAGAAGCCCTTAGAAATCAGCAGTGATTGGAAAGGACCAGACACTGGCATCTTGGTGTTCCTGTCTCCTCACCTGTTCCTCTGCCTTTCAGAGCGGCATTTTGGTTTAGAAACCTTTGCtttcagcaaatatttttctttctttcttccttcctttctttttttaagatttatttattttatgtatgtgagtacactgtagctgtacagatggttgtgacccttcatgtgattgttgggaattgaattttttgtacctctgctcactctggacggccctgcttgctctggcccaaagatttatttattattatatgtaagtacactatagctgtcttcagacacaccagaagagggcgtcagatctcatcattacagatggttgtgagccaccatgtagttgctgggaattgaactcaggaccttcagaagagcagtcggtgcacttacccgctgagccatcttgccagcccagcaaATACTTTTTTAGGTAGCTCCCACCCCCTGTAGATACAATCATCTCTGCCCCTGGCCTGTAACAAGCTAATGTCTTCTCCTGTAGTGTCCGCAGTGTCGGAGCTCCAGCCTGGGATGATGGTGTGCATTCCTTGCATTGTCATTCCAGTCCTGCTCTGGATCTTCAAAAAGTTCCTGGAGCCATACATATACCCTGTGGTCAGTCGCATATGGCCTAAAAAAGCCGTCCAGCAATCCGGCGATAAGAATATGAGCAAGGTAGACTGCAAGGTAAGGCCTCCAAGTTTGCCGGAGATGGGTgacaggcagagctggagaaccTCCGGCTTCTAGAAGGGCGAGCCTCTGCAACAGGAAGCCTTACGTTGTGTCAGTTTTAGTTACTAACATTTGATTGGAAGATTTGAAACCAGGCTTCTGATGAATGTGTTGTCCCTTTTTGCCTTCCTTTCCCCACCTGACATGGGGATTGAGCCCTGGGACAGGAGCCCACCAGGAAAGCCCTCTACCACCGAGCTGCATCCCCAGGCCCAGTGCGAAGCTTGTTTAGAGCACTCCTGTCTTCACTGGTGCTTGCTGTGCTGACTCTATGCAGCTCTGTGAACTTAACTAACCTGCATAATTCTGGGGGCAACCAGTTAGTAGTGCTGAAGTGTATTGTCTGCTTCTAAAGAGAATGTTCCTTAAAATCGGTACCTTTTTGTTACACTAATTCTCAAACCTTTTCATTTCAGGATGCAGGTACTAATGGATTACCCACAAAAGGACCAACAGAAGTCTCGGATAAAAAGAAAGACTAGTGTGGGTCTCCTGAAGGCCCTTGGCTGTTTGCAAATGGACCTAATGATATGAAGCCTTCTTTGTCTCTGACCTTTTTTCTCTGAGACCAGGAATCTAGATAATAGTTTAGCTTCTGCCTGATACTGATCCGGGAGCAcatgatatttatatttaaaattccagTAGTTATATTTAATGATCTCACCCCtgagtttctttttcattaaagtaGCTTTCATTTCTATTATTCCAATTTACTAATATGAACAAATAGAAGGTCCGTGTGAGCAGACGCTCAGAACAGAGCCCTTGGCCCTTCGAGTTCTTCCTTACGAGTTTGCTGTTCTCACTTCTGTGGGCTCCTCTACCTTGAGTGGGATGAGTCTTAGTGGGAAACAGTGCCGTCCGAGGTGGGATGCGATGAGAAGATGTGATCACTGCAGACGCAGCGGCGAGTGGACAGCTGGCCGAGAACAGCTCCAAGGAAGCTGGAAAAGGAAGGCTGGGAGCTTCTTTGAAAAATGTAACCTCAACATCATTGTCAATCACACAACTTCTGACTCTCTGTGCTTCTAGTCCAACGGTGTATTAAACGTCCATTGAACTTGTGGTTCctgctttttgtcttttcatatttgaaaggttttttgttgctgatgttttttagagtttggtttggtttggtttggtttggtttggtttggtttggtttggtttggtttggtttggtttgagacaaggtttctctgtgcagccctggctgtcttagactttgttctgtagaccaggctcaactataactcacagagatctgcctgcctatgcctccctagtgctgggattaaaggcatgcaccattgcTCATTGCTGCCCCagcgatgtgtgtgtgtgtgtatttgtatttgtatttgtatgtatgtatataggttaACAAGTAAAATCTTAGAACAGCGATGAAGACAGTGGGTGAGTGGAAGTCACCACCACAGTGAGTGACTTCCACAGCAAAGGCTTGCCTGATTTTTGTCTAAAGCAGCTGAGGGTCTGGTCTTGAGAAAAGCCAATCCCGTACCtgaagcctataatcccagctacctgggggctgaggcaagaggactcaagttcacacctggcttttgctacagaatgagtttgagTCTAACTTAGGCACATCTTgtgtcaaaatttaaaaatgcaaaaagggTTGGCGTGTAACCCAATGACAAAGAGTTTGCTTAACCTGAAGCCCTGGGCCCAGCCCACAGCACTGGAAGTGTAGCACAGGGGGGCCTggaacttctgctcttcctgcctgtCCCTCCCAAGTGCTCTGATTACAGCTGTGTGCCTGCACATCCACCCCCAACCCACACGCTCCTTTTGTTCCTTTGAAGTAGGGTCTCATCACTTAGCTCTGGTTGGCCCAGAATTCATGATACCAGTTTCCTCCCAAGAGCTTCCATTACAGCAGTGAGCCACCATTCCTCCTTTAAAATGGATGTTTGTATCGGATACACACACATGATTGTTTTTAATGACACAGCagggttgttttgtgtgtgtgtgtgtgtgtgtccttgagtGAGGGGAGGTGAGAAAattggtgtttgtttggttttggagacagggtttctctgtgtagccctaactgtcctgaaactcactctgtaaaccaggctggcctcgatctaccagcctctgcctcctaagtgctgggatcaaaggcgtgcgccaccactgcctggctaagattGATGttctgaaacaaggtctctatgcagttctggctgacctggagctcagtTCCATCAGCTGGCTTCTGAGAGCAGTACCATCAGGACGCAGAACATTTACTGCTTTTGCAaaagacctaagtttggttcccagcacccacacggtgccTCATAACCATCAGTAAGTCgggttccagtggatctgatgcccccttgaGAGCCCCTTTGGCACCAGGGATGCctgtggtgtacatacatgcaggcaaaacactcctacacacacataaaatgtgaAAGACCAGCCCCATTTATCATTTACATCATGTACCATCAACATATCTTCTTATTTATCACTTACTTATCACCATCTGTCATCTGTTATCTGTCTGCATCATCCAGATACATAGCTTCATCTAGATAATTAGCAATCATCTAGTATCTATTATACTTAGGAACGCACTGTGGCTCTGAGTTACATAGTCAGTGCCCATTCGCTTATTCAATCTAGTTTTTAGTTGTGAAACTGAAGGAGTTTAGGGGTGTTgacccatgcctgtaatctcagcacttggaatcTTGCGGCAACAGCAGgcccaagagttcaaggtcatcctggtttGCAGAGTGGAACCCAGTtttaaacaaaactaaagaaaaagagaaaaaaaaaaaaaagagtaaaaagccgggcgtggtggcgcacgcctttaatcccagcactcaggcggcagaggcaggcagatttctgagttcaaggccagcctggtctacaaagtgagttccaggacagccagggctatacagagaaaccctgtcttgaaaaagaaaaaaaagaaaaaagaaagagagcccCTCGGCATATAAGCCAAGTGATGTGAGAAAGGCAGTTACAGAGATAGTATATACTTCatgaaaggagagaatggacccaaaaatattaatgacatatttcatcaagaaaatgcacattGGAACCACAGTGAGAACCTACCAGAACAGTTGAAAACTTAAGATGAAGTGTTGTGAGGGTGTaagggttttttgggtttttggtttttttttttttaaacatatatggAGGTTTTGAATGTATGTCTAcataccacttgcatgcctggtgcctgaggaggtctgAAAAGGCCATCAGATCCCCGGGAGCTGAAGTTATAGCCATCTGTgggccaccgtgtgggtgcttggaattgaaccccagtACTCTTCAAGAGCACTCAGCGCTCCTAACTGCAGACCTCCAAAGTCCAGATTTATAGGGTACCAGTAGGTGTCAGCTGGGTGGGTGGAGGTGGCCCTAATTGGCTGACCGTGAGCACGCAAAGAAGACCCAGTCAGGAAAGGGTGGACAGATCTggtggaggagtggggggggggggggggggggggggggcggggggacagAGGGCCCACTTGTTAAAATGTTTCAGTTCAGGTGGTCTGCGGCAGGCTGCTTGCCGGTGTTGCTGCTTCCCTGAGTAGTAGTAGTCTTGTTTCTTTGCCGGCTTCAGATGCTGTGTAACCCCCACGGTGCCCTGTTAATAGTAAGtaatccctccctctcttctctgcagAGCCTCCAGTGTCTGGGTGCTTTGTGAGGTCCTCCCAGGGCTTCTGATCCAGGTGACCTTGATCTAGCTCCTTTGGGGTGTTAGCTATCTGTCACAGGCTGGTGTCTTTACGTCACTATCCTCCCATGGTGCCTTGTAAAACACTGCTAAAGATGGGGCAGTAGAAACAACTGTAATGCAAGTAGAAGTGACCAGATGCTAAGGCACCAAATTACAGGCATTGCTTCCTGTGACATTTTACTGGTTCTTGGAAAGGCAGTTTCAGGGACCTTGCTGAATACCTAGTGACTCTGGGGTAAGGTGTCCTCCAGGAAGCCACAACTGACtgcaccacacacaaaaaataaaaaaaaaaaaaaaaaaaaaccacccccaAAACCCATAAGACAATACAGATAGTTCATGCTGCTAGCTTCTGGGAAATTAATCTTTGCCTAATGATACTTGCAGTATCATAATAATTACATCCTGTAAAAACATGACTGGAGAGCGTTGAGCTGAATGTCTCAGCACTGAAGGGCACTGGTGACTCTTCCAGAGACCTAGGTTCAAGTCCTAACATCTATGTGGTGGCTCatcaccatctgtaactctagtcccagggaacctgatgcctttttatggtcttctcaggctccagacatatgtgtaggcaaaacgcctatacacaaaataaaagtaaagttaaACTTAAAATAAGATCGTGCTCAAGAGCTGGAAAGCTGGCTGTAGCACACAGGAGAATGGGCCCTGCACCTTTCCTGGGAAGCACAGTAGAGTTGGCCCTGTTTGCTGGGTTTATGGGTGAGCTGCCCCTACTCCTGGCATTGGGGAAGCTAgctagggcagtgctggagagtttGCCTTGGTGGTGTGAGTGTGGAGAGCCGGTAACCTGACCAGCTTATCTATTgcccagacccagatccagggctttgagtgggtccactccaacatctaccccattaATGAACcgctggagcacatgaagggacGGGCCCTGCAgattcaaagctgcaggatctccatgacacagggcaagaaCAGGATGTCTAAGACTTTTACTGAGGATACCTAGTGTAGCAGGATTGactgtgtagcagaggattgatagtgtagcagaagtcagCACC
This DNA window, taken from Mus caroli chromosome 18, CAROLI_EIJ_v1.1, whole genome shotgun sequence, encodes the following:
- the LOC110284562 gene encoding uncharacterized protein LOC110284562, with protein sequence MWNTGDLKPDCNGIRNKKGEENANTFAANNEDLELALGDSNLEPESSAARGEYYLGARLSGRILRHRCCRGSRSAGASPSRQLSSKGHGSSPRAAVLCVEGSAGASELEPRGAQAAEQREGAGMGDGAGPPAELRGDQTERGRPRLGFYGEGWPRTEREC
- the LOC110284563 gene encoding 60S ribosomal protein L17; the encoded protein is MVRYSLDPENPTKSCKSRGSNLRVHFKNTRETAQAIKGMHIRKATKYLKDVTLKKQCVPFRRYNGGVGRCAQAKQWGWTQGRWPKKSAEFLLHMLKNAESNAELKGLDVDSLVIEHIQVNKAPKMRRRTYRAHGRINPYMSSPCHIEMILTEKEQIVPKPEEEVAQKKKISQKKLKKQKLMARE
- the C18H18orf32 gene encoding UPF0729 protein C18orf32 homolog, producing the protein MMVCIPCIVIPVLLWIFKKFLEPYIYPVVSRIWPKKAVQQSGDKNMSKVDCKDAGTNGLPTKGPTEVSDKKKD